The genomic segment GAGGTGCAGGACGAAATCATCGACAGGACAGAACACCAGACCCTGTGAAGGGGCGCAGGGAAGGGTGCCGGCAGGGCGTTGAAATCCGATTTCAGGACCCCTTCCTTGTCTGGGGAATAGGGGAAGCAGAACGAAGAAATGGCCGAGGGCCTCATATTCGACATCAAACGGTATGCGATCCACGACGGGCCGGGTATCCGGACGACGGTCTTCCTGAAGGGATGCCCTCTCACGTGCTGGTGGTGCGACAACCCGGAGAGCCAGAGTCGTGAGAGGGAGTTCACCTTCTGGCCCGACAGGTGCCTCGGGTGTGATGCCTGTATCGAGGCATGCACGAGGGACGCGGTGGTAAAGGACGACGGGGGGATGCGGCGGATCGAGGCATCACGGTGCGACTTCTGCATGTCGTGTGTGGAGGAGTGCTACCCTGGGGCCCTGCAGGCGGTCGGCCGCCGGATCGATGTGGATGCCCTGCTCGACGAAGTCGAGAAGGACCTGGACTTCTACAGGGCCTCCGGGGGAGGGGTCACCTTTTCAGGGGGAGAGCCCCTTTCCCAGCCCGAATTCCTCCAGGAAATCCTTGCCGCCTGCAAGGGGAGGGGGCTCCACACGGCCGTTGATACGTGCGGTTATGCCTCCTGGGCAATCATCAAGAAGGTGGCCCCCTATGTCGACCTTTTCCTTTACGACGTCAAGCTCATGGACGAGGAGAAGCATCGGCGGTATACGGGTGTTTCAAACAGGCTGATCCTCTCAAACCTGCGAAGGCTGGCAGGTGCCAACCGCGTGGTCGTCCGCATGCCTCTCGTCCCCGGGATCAACGACGACAGGGAGAACACGAGGCGTCTCGGGGAGTTTCTTTCGGGTCTGGAGGGGATCGAGGGGGTCGATCTTCTTCCCTATCACAGGTTGGGGGTCTCGAAGTACGAGAGGGTCGGCAGGAGATATGTCTTGAATGGCACGGAGTCTCCGGCTCCGGTGGAGATCGAGGCCGTGCGCGACACCTTGGAGAGAGCGGGTTTGAGGGTAAGGATCGGGGGCTAGCGGCGAGGAGGTGCGGGGTTTGTGAACGAAAGAATCGAGCGTCTGAGGAATCGAAGCATCCAAAGCGAACCGGAGGTCTTTGCCGAGAGGGCCCTTCTGGTAACAGAGGCATACAAGCAGACCGAAGCGTTTTCCCCGCCCATGCGGAGGGCCTTGGTCCTCAAGTACCTCCTCGAACATATGACGGTCGTGATCAACGAGGATGAGCTTATCGTGG from the Deltaproteobacteria bacterium genome contains:
- a CDS encoding glycyl-radical enzyme activating protein, with the protein product MAEGLIFDIKRYAIHDGPGIRTTVFLKGCPLTCWWCDNPESQSREREFTFWPDRCLGCDACIEACTRDAVVKDDGGMRRIEASRCDFCMSCVEECYPGALQAVGRRIDVDALLDEVEKDLDFYRASGGGVTFSGGEPLSQPEFLQEILAACKGRGLHTAVDTCGYASWAIIKKVAPYVDLFLYDVKLMDEEKHRRYTGVSNRLILSNLRRLAGANRVVVRMPLVPGINDDRENTRRLGEFLSGLEGIEGVDLLPYHRLGVSKYERVGRRYVLNGTESPAPVEIEAVRDTLERAGLRVRIGG